Below is a window of Camelina sativa cultivar DH55 chromosome 11, Cs, whole genome shotgun sequence DNA.
GAGAAACGGATCATTCCGATGGATTCTGTTAAGTTTCGTTGATATGAATGAGACTGAGCTTCGTTTATGTCAAAATCTGCAGGTTATGTAGGATCCGCTTCTCCTCAATCGGTCGGCTTAGCACCGGAAATCTCACCAAGCTCCGATCAATTTTCACCGGAAACAGCTGCTGtgacaccaccaccaccaccggctCCACAATACAGCGGCTATCCAAAGATCAGAAACTTCTGGTCTCTATCGACCATCATCATGACTCTGGCCACTTCTATCCTCATCACACGCATCTGTATGGTATGAAGCTCTCTGTGCTTGCTTGCTTGCCTACTGCTTAGGTTTACTTCATCGATACATAGATTTTACCATTGGGCTGTAGTTAAAAGTCTTTCCTATGTTGAGTATGTTCAGCTGCTTTACTGTTACTATTAGTGTGGCTGTGTCAGCTTTGAGTAGTGTTTCCTTGAACAAAGATGATatagtggaagaagatgttTAGGTTTTCCATTTCATTACTTTTTGCTTCATATTATacgcaagaaaaaaaaaagacaaagttCATTGCAAAGTTCAACACAtgcatatcatcatcattatctagGAACTTTTAATATCCAGGGAGCTTGAAAGTTCAACAGAGAAGTAAATATAAGCTCTGAGTAATAACATAAACGTCTAATaaacccaataaaaaaaacaactcagaCAGCAGCGGTGGTGACGTCATTTACAGATAGACGCCAACCATACTCACGGGCTCCGTCCTTGTCGACAATCTTGATTACAAAGTTTGGTGGCGCAATGACCAGCCTTGACCTGATCTCGAGTATGCACTTGTCGACCAATTCAATGGCTTCTTCAACAGTCATGTCGCTGCGGTAGTGTCTGTCCattgttgagagagagaagtatGAGCCGTAACCGAATGCTCCCTTATCAACCTTGTGAAGAGTTGCAATGTAGTCAATGTAGTATAGAGATGCGCCGGCTTCTTTGTCGTATCCAGCCATCAGGATGTTTACCGAATACGGATTCTGGAATCAAACAGAACAGACAGCAATGAGAAATCTCGAAACGTTTCAAGTGTAAGCAGTCATAAACAACCGAAAGAAACCACATAATTAATCAGATCTTTAACAATCTAC
It encodes the following:
- the LOC104723696 gene encoding proteasome subunit beta type-2-B is translated as MECVFGLVGNGFAIVAADTSAVHSILLHKNNEDKIMVLDSHKLIAASGEPGDRVQFTEYVQKNVSLYQFRNGLPLTTSAAANFTRGELATALRKNPYSVNILMAGYDKEAGASLYYIDYIATLHKVDKGAFGYGSYFSLSTMDRHYRSDMTVEEAIELVDKCILEIRSRLVIAPPNFVIKIVDKDGAREYGWRLSVNDVTTAAV